One genomic segment of Catalinimonas alkaloidigena includes these proteins:
- a CDS encoding NAD(P) transhydrogenase subunit alpha, which produces MDALITFISENLLMIYILVFAIFLGTEVISKVPTVLHTPLMSGANAISGVVIIGAIILIRQADPTNYFILILGFLGIALASINVVGGYAVTDRMLDMFKNKKKKK; this is translated from the coding sequence ATGGACGCACTCATTACTTTTATAAGTGAAAACCTTTTAATGATTTACATATTGGTTTTTGCTATTTTTTTAGGAACAGAAGTGATTTCTAAAGTACCCACCGTACTGCATACCCCCTTGATGTCAGGCGCTAATGCCATCAGTGGTGTTGTCATCATTGGAGCGATCATTCTAATTCGTCAGGCAGATCCGACTAATTATTTTATACTGATTCTAGGCTTCTTGGGAATTGCTCTGGCCAGCATTAATGTAGTCGGTGGCTATGCGGTGACTGACCGTATGCTGGATATGTTTAAAAACAAAAAGAAGAAGAAGTAG